One window of the Terriglobia bacterium genome contains the following:
- a CDS encoding MFS transporter — protein MAEDPPIIYPGEEPSPSIRNRKLGGTDDSALTSIAGDQAVAVQVAPTTVAMPEVVRALRHRDFRYFWFGNFLSNVGTWVENVAESWLVVTRLAPNNSAFWLGVLGFAATAPMMVFALIGGVIADRVNRRKLMMWTQSSMMVIAFSFWILTVTNRISLPLMIFLAFCNGLAMSLNAPTYQAIVPSLVPREDLTNAIALNSAQFNMSRVIGPTIGGLAMAYFGIANNFLLNAISFVAVLIALMKITYPPVYPPGDMTMWETMSEGFNYLFSRREMLMLIILVAFASILGIPYATFVPLFAKQILHLGETGYGLLMACSGAGAFLGAATIALLKNIRCRGRFVVSSALAFYAAVILFALSRTLLLSAILLAVIGYCMILMVATVNSLLQHLSTDKYRGRVMSIYATAFLGFAPIGSLMAGSLAGTIGAPHAIASMAAVALVASAVLYMKSKDLRCLE, from the coding sequence ATGGCAGAAGACCCACCAATTATTTATCCGGGAGAAGAACCGTCTCCGAGCATCCGCAACCGGAAACTCGGCGGAACGGACGACTCGGCCCTTACGTCGATCGCTGGTGATCAGGCCGTCGCAGTGCAGGTCGCGCCCACCACGGTCGCAATGCCCGAGGTAGTGCGAGCGCTGCGGCATCGGGATTTCCGTTATTTCTGGTTCGGCAACTTTCTCTCTAACGTCGGCACCTGGGTTGAGAACGTAGCCGAGAGTTGGCTCGTGGTGACCCGACTCGCGCCCAATAACTCCGCCTTTTGGCTGGGAGTACTCGGGTTCGCGGCGACCGCTCCAATGATGGTCTTCGCTTTGATTGGCGGCGTTATCGCCGATCGCGTGAACCGTCGCAAGTTAATGATGTGGACGCAGAGCAGCATGATGGTAATTGCGTTCTCGTTCTGGATTCTGACAGTCACGAACCGGATCTCGCTGCCATTAATGATTTTCCTGGCGTTCTGCAATGGCCTGGCAATGTCGCTGAACGCTCCGACCTATCAAGCCATTGTGCCGTCGCTGGTGCCGCGCGAGGACCTCACAAATGCTATCGCCCTAAACTCTGCCCAGTTCAACATGTCGCGCGTCATCGGACCGACTATCGGCGGACTTGCGATGGCGTACTTCGGAATCGCTAACAACTTCCTGCTGAACGCAATTAGTTTTGTGGCCGTACTGATTGCCCTGATGAAAATTACATATCCGCCGGTTTATCCGCCGGGCGACATGACCATGTGGGAAACAATGTCAGAGGGATTCAATTACCTGTTCAGCCGACGCGAAATGCTAATGCTGATCATCCTGGTAGCCTTCGCCAGCATTCTCGGAATTCCTTACGCGACCTTTGTTCCGTTGTTCGCGAAACAGATACTCCACCTCGGTGAAACTGGATACGGTCTGTTAATGGCGTGCAGCGGCGCTGGGGCATTTCTCGGTGCCGCAACCATTGCGTTGCTAAAGAACATTCGTTGCCGCGGGCGCTTCGTCGTCTCGTCCGCGCTTGCGTTTTACGCGGCTGTGATCCTCTTCGCTTTATCGCGAACCCTGCTTCTCTCGGCAATTCTGCTGGCTGTGATTGGCTACTGCATGATCCTGATGGTCGCAACCGTCAACAGCCTGCTGCAACACCTTTCGACAGACAAGTACCGGGGGCGCGTAATGAGCATTTACGCGACGGCTTTCCTGGGATTCGCCCCGATCGGCTCGCTGATGGCAGGGTCGCTGGCGGGAACCATCGGCGCGCCGCACGCCATCGCCAGCATGGCAGCGGTTGCACTCGTTGCGAGCGCAGTGCTTTACATGAAGAGTAAGGATTTGCGGTGCCTGGAGTAG